The genomic stretch CCTATTTGCGTGACTATAAGGTAATTTCAAAACGCGCCCTGTGTGGCTTGATGAAGTATGTCCATTGCCAGCagccataatttaaaaaaactttattgaCATAAGGCAGTGTAAGCAAATATCTTCTAACTAGATGTATTTGTGATTAAATCCAGGTGAAtcgtgtttaaaaatgcaatcgTTTTAAAAAGAAAGGCTTGCAGTAGGAAATGATGCAGATTATCTATTATACACAGATAGGGGATAAGTcggaactctttggattcccTTGACGCGCCGTGTTTTCTGTTGGGTAAGTTACACGGGGTTGAGGACGTGCACAGCTTGTGCTTTAGCACAGGTATATTAATTTGTGATGTATTCTACCCCGGTCAATGGCAGTAGTACAGATATATTAATGTATGATTTATTCTAACCCGGTCAATGAAGCGATTATGAGTATCGACTATAGTGTCTTGTATACTTCTAATGGAAAAATCGTTCTGGAGCAAATATTCCATCCCTATGCAGGTGAAATGTGTGATCTCCTCTCTTTCTCATGTGTTTAGAAACTTGCTCTGTGGGATATGTAGCTTACTGAAATAGTTACTCTCTTAGAGAAGGATATTTTTATCTGCATAATCTGTTGTTAAATACTTTAGAACCCTATAATCATCACTAATCTCTACCAAAAGAGCTGCGAAacgtgatttttttaaaaaaaaaatatataaaacctaaTTTTTAATATCCCCTTAAAAACGAGAATCGCATCTACAGAGCTAttgaaaaacactgacaaaaccGAACTTCAAAAACTGAAGCTAGAACAGGACCACCTCCTACTTACAAAGAGCTAACGGTTACAAACTGAACTGTGTTATGTGGCTGCTAACAAATCAGGAGTGTCTAACAAACTCGCTACCTCCCTCCATGTATCGGGCAGTAATTTCAGTTATTCCCAAATCGGGCTGAGTAGGACACTCCTTATGACTACAGACCTATTTGTCTAATCAACTGTGacatgaaattaataaaacaaacactaacagaattACTAATATATTACCAGAGGTAATTCACTGTAACCGAACTGGCTTCATCAAGAATAGACACTTACAAACCAACACCCGTACCTGTTTAAGTCTTATACAGTATGCTCAGAAGAACAACGTTCATCTCTACTTAATGTCGGTTGAGGCTGGTAAAGCTTTTGATCGGCTTGAATGTTTTTTGACTCCTCCACAAATAATTCACATCGTAAAAATTCTATACCGTTCTCCCCATGCCTACATTTATAGCAACATCATCATTCTGAATTATTTCCTTTATCCAGATGCACCCATTAAGGCTGCCCCTTGTCTCCATTACCATTTAAAATTTCTATTGAGCCTTTAGCAGTCGCAAGAAATTAAAGGgattaatattggaaaaaaataatcaaactttattttttatgtattatttaagcTTTAACTAATATTGAGTCATCAATGCCTTGTCTcatgtctgtttttaaagaatattCGTTACTGGATATTAACTCAATAAAGACAAAACGGAAATAGTATCAAATATTTGATCTCAGACTTGAGAAAATGGTCGCACTGCCCTATTAATATCTATGGCAGAATCGGTCTCGTAAGAATGATTTGGTGACCCAAGTTTTTATTCATATTCTCTACAATCCTTATTATTCCTCCTAAAACTCTTTAAAACAATATGCAGTCAAGTGtggacttcagtgatggttaaactcgtgtgacgcatatctgattatttaattttggcccgttccaaccgtTGTCTCGCTTGTGTTCCTtgaatacatatctgaaaggactgttttttttaaatcttgaactTTATCTTCTCGCCTCGCAAGTCTTCTATTTCTATCGTATCATAAATGCTTCAGAAGAACTGTGGATACATCTAGAAAATTGTCATTCAGcccaaaaaaacactttttttcagctattttaaaaaatcagaagtCACAATACTGAGAACTTCATAATTAATATTACAATTCTATCTTGGTATAAAATGAAAGCTTTAATAAAATACCCTATTTCAATTCCTAAGTGTACACAGCTGTGGAATAATCCCTGGATCAAGATCCAAGAGAGCTCCCTTTCTTGGCCCTGCAAAACTGAAAGTCAAGCTTCGCTCCTAAAATCCAGCAATGGAAACATATCATGCTTTGCtatttaaacattgaaaaaagCTTGGcagaagataaaaacaaaatggctcAATTTGAAAAGATCTGGGGCAAGCTGTTGGGGTATCTCGAGCCCTCCGATtcttggttgaaaaaaaaaaagtggacaaatacttgttttgtgtttgattgtttgtttgctgttttcagtgaagtgtAGAATAAAAAGTTATTGTATATGGTATGTAgtggttttgcttttatttacatAGATCCAAATCCCTTGTAATGCTTTAATTGGGGAGGATAGCCTCGGCTCACCTTGTATGTCGAAGTAAATGTGCAAAGCAGATTTGCTTAGTTTTTATTAATAGGTACACTTACCCTAGCTAGAGAACAGGATGATCAGTTCTTTCAGAAGGTGATTGTAATTGTACTGACTGTGCATTTGCCATGTCTTGTGAATCCCACATGTGTCATACTGATTCAGTGTTTAAAGAGCATCGCTAGGTACGAACTGACTGGACACTGGTGGCTTGCCGTTGAAGCTTTCAGTGTGACCCCAGTGTGGAGAGAACAGCAAGAGGCACACGATGGAAGCCTTCCAGAGACTGAACTACCTGTATCAGGTACCATTAGGCACCATTGTTGGGACTGAGCTCtccatgtgtgtgtctgtgtgtgtgtgtgggggggggtggttcTTATTTACTATTCCAAGAAGAGACAGCTGTCCCTACAAACACATGacgctgtttcttcacttgtttcactctgAATGGTAAGTGAGCTCACAGCACCTGTTGCAAGCAATTAATTTCTGTTCACAGCACAACATACAATCTTAtacaaagagagaaagagaagaaatACACTCAACTTGATTAGCGGTAGCCACTGAACAcatatatttaagtaaaaaataaacaaaatgctgttattttagtctttttatataatttgttgtGGTTTAAACCATTTGAATGCTTTATCATTAACACAGAGTTCTGATCTCCACTCCTCTGCTCATTGACACGGAGTGCTGATCTACACTCTCCTCCGCTCATTGACACGGAGTGCTGATCTACACTCTCCTCCGCTCATTGACACGGAGTGCTGATCTACACTCTCCTCCGCTCATTGACACGGAGTGCTGATCTACACTCTCCTCCGCTCATTGACACGGAGTGCTGATCTACACTCTCCTCCGCTCATTGACACGGAGTGCTGATCTACACTCTCCTCCGCTCATTGACACGGAGTGCTGATCTACACTCTCCTCCGGTCATTGACACGGAGTGCTGATCTACACTCTCCTCCGCTCATTGACACTGaatgtgagatctacactctcccATGAATTGGTTGTAATAAAGTACCTTTTGAGTGAGTGAATAGTTTGAAATAAGTAAACTCTGTACTCTGATTGCTGTTAGTTAGATTTTTGGACTCTGAGGTGATGAACCTAGTTGATGTGGTGTCTGTGTTGTAGTTGAATAGTGTATGTCTCTTGCAGGCTGCACACTGTGTCCTGGCCCAGAACCCAGATAATGTGGAGCTGGCTCGGTTCTACTGCCACACTCAGAGAACCATATCCAGACGCCTGGTCCTCAGACAGTGAGTATACAATGGGCCACTCGGGTTAACTGTCCACACGTTATCATCAGAGATCATAGAAATCTGATgcaaagcaacaggagaaaacatatttttgatcTTGTCAATGACTGTTTTaggttctttttgttttgttttttttttttttttggggggggggggggggcgggttgGAGTTGTTTGAGTTTGGTAACAAATTCATCAACACTAGTATATTAGCTTTACATTTACTTAAGTCCagtatacactaccggtcaaaagttttagaacacctccatttttccagtttttattgaagtttacacagtttaatgtctcaatgcactctgaaattaaagcatagaacaaataaacaattggagataaaaaataaatcatggaatcgttttgtttaacaaaatttaatctaaatttttgactcaaagtagccaccttttgcagatataacagctgaacacactcgtggcattctttctacaatggaaatccaATATTGTTTGGGAAGTTCTTCccagcactgttgcagaagtttccacaaatgtgttgcactttgctttcacccttccgTCCAGCTCaacccaaaccagctcgatggggtttaagtctggagactgtgctgagTATTctatgatttgaagcctaccgtcttgttcttttcttctaaggtagttctgacatagcctggaggtatgttttgggtcattatcttgctgtaggatgaacccctgaccaactaggcgtataccagagggtattgcatggcgctgcaaaatgctgtggtagccgttttggttcagggtacCACTcagtgcaagtcgccgactctggatccagcaaaagagccccagaccatcacgcttcctcctccatgtttgacagttggtgtcacacaccgaggaaccatccttttgcctactcgacggcgtacaaaagccctgcgtgatgaaccgagcatttcaaattttgattcattggtccataagatcttcttccagtcttcatTAGTCCACTGACGGTGCTTCATGgtccaggcaagcctctttttcttattttgccatcttagcaatggctttcttactgccacttgacctgaCAAACCTGCAGCtggaagtcttctcttcacagttgaaactgagacttgcttacttcgaccagtattaagctgtgcttgaagctgttgtcctgtgagccgcctatcacgcaagctgttgactctcagaaacttgtcttctgattctgttgtggctttgggtctgccagacctcttcctgtcagagtttcctccagtttccaagtgctttTTGATGATGTAGGAAACTGTAGTCGCTGACagcttggctttctttgcaatttctctaaaggaaagacctacacttttaagggttagaatggtctgtctgtcttcctttgttaattgcctttttctcgccattatgatagcaatatagtACTTCCTGCAGtgcaatactgtccaaataatgcttaagagggtgtagcaACACAGTcagttccaacactgcttttatacagacggagggtttgtaagtaatcaacaaaagttggcaTCAACGTTCAAGGCTTAATTTATTTCCATTgcagcagaacagctgtaagttgttaacccattacttgttctctctggcagtttaccgcttacctttgtaccatttcagtttattcactggacttgaactccTTAAATTTCAGTAAAatctggaaaaatgggggtgttctgaAACGTTTGACTGGTAGTGTAAGTGGTTCAGTTCTACAGAAGTTCATAACAGTAAGTTGAACATGGTACACCAAATGAGTTGGCAGTGCTTGGGACAAAAATACAGTCTCCCATATGACATCATCATCATAGtcacaatctttctttttttgttctacaGAGATCCTTCTGTTAAGAGAACAGTGTGTAAAAAATGCTGGTCCCTGCTGGTTCCTGGAGTAACTGCAACAGTGAGACAGAGAAGTACGTTCTAAAGACTCTGAGAAAGTGTGTCCTGTGGTCGAGGTggttgtttcttttagtatttctaaaagtaTCACTAGTCAGGGTTTTTATACTTCTGGATGCAATGCCTCTAGTATACTAGTTAGTGACTGCCACAGAAAACACCATGCTGTTCCGTA from Polyodon spathula isolate WHYD16114869_AA chromosome 11, ASM1765450v1, whole genome shotgun sequence encodes the following:
- the rpp21 gene encoding ribonuclease P protein subunit p21 gives rise to the protein MEAFQRLNYLYQAAHCVLAQNPDNVELARFYCHTQRTISRRLVLRQDPSVKRTVCKKCWSLLVPGVTATVRQRKCNRRQRLTVVRCLSCGQTKRFRNDPEYQLWVERPEALLQNQPKPELNSEARPAAPQPPRPSTTPQALS